The nucleotide sequence CACCGCGAAGCCACTGTCGCCGAAGATCGTCATGCTGGCGCTTCGCGATCATGCGTTCGCCAAGGCGCCGTACCTGGCCGCCGGTGGTGGCACCGACATGGGCGGCGTGGAAAAACTCGGCGAAGCCGAACTGGCCGCCTTCGCCCACGCCAATCCCTTGGCCATGCTCGAGGCCGGTCGTCCGCTGATCGGTGGGCCGGAGGTCAACGGCATCATCGACCCAGAGGTGCTGTGGGACTGCACGACCTGCGGCGCGTGCGTCGAGCAGTGCCCGGTGGACATCGAGCACGTCGACCACATCGTGGACATGCGGCGCTACCAGGTGATGATCGAGTCGGAATTCCCCTCCGAACTGGGCGGCCTGTTCCGGAATCTGGAGAACAAGGGCAACCCCTGGGGTCAGAACCAGAAGGACCGGATGGACTGGGCCAAGGGGCTGGATTTCGACGTCCCGGTGATCACCGACGTCATGAGCGACGACCACGAGTACCTGTTCTGGGTCGGCTGCGCCGGTGCGTTCGAGGACAAGGCGAAGAAGACGACGCGGGCGATCGCGGAACTCCTGCACATCGCGGGGGTGGGCTTCGCGGTGCTGGGGACCGGCGAGACCTGCACGGGCGACCCGGCCCGGCGCGCGGGGAACGAGTTCCTGTTCCAGATGCTCGCGCAGCAGAACGTCGACACCATCAATGCAGCGTTCGGCAGTCGGGCGCAGAAGAAGATCGTCGTCTCGTGCGCGCACTGCTTCAACACGCTGCTTAACGAGTACCCGCAGCTGGGCGGGCAGTACGAGGTGGTGCACCACACGCAGTTGCTGAACAAGTTGGTGCGCGACAAGCGGTTGGTGCGGAAGGTGGAGGTCGAGGCGACCAACGTCACCTACCACGACCCGTGCTACCTGGGTCGGCACAACAAGGTCTACTCCCCGCCCCGGGAGCTGATCGGTGCCGCCGGAGCCAACCTGACGGAGATGCCACGGAACTCGGCCCGCTCGATGTGCTGCGGCGCCGGCGGTGCGCGGATGTGGATGGAGGAGAAGATCGGGAAGCGGATCAACCTCGAGCGCGTCGACGAGGCGCTGGACACCAAGGCGCAGAAGATCGTCACCGGCTGCCCGTTCTGCCGCATCATGCTGACCGACGGGCTGACCGCCCGGCAGGGTCAGGAGGAGCCGGCCGGGGAGAACGTCGAGGTCGTCGACGTCGCGATGATGCTGCTCGCCGGGGTCAAGGGGAGCTGATCCGTTCCCTCGCCCGTCACCCGTCACCCGTCGCCCTCACCCCCCGCCCTCATCGACCGGATGGCTATCGTCAATTTCTGTCCGAAATGCCCGCTTCAACCATCCGCTCGACGCGCGGGCCCATGACTCGACGTGCGGGCCCATGACTCGACGCGTGGGTCCATGAGCAGCCCGGCCCACCAGGAGCGGAAAGTCGTCACCCCTGCCGGTTGGCCGGGTTGAAGCCGGA is from Nakamurella sp. PAMC28650 and encodes:
- a CDS encoding (Fe-S)-binding protein, coding for MNTLQWFTGLISAAFIVVGFAMLGQASLKIYRIVRLGQPDPTRGGPVVARSKTLVKEFLGHTRMLKWGIVGVAHWFVMVGFGALVLTLVEAVGETFYPRFEIPWLGHQAWYGLFVELIALTTVLGIGTLIVIRQLAHPRRSNRRSRFAGSSFPAAYFVEAVILSIGFCIFLIRGFKAATGNLPYPTWAAPISHGLGDILPASLAAVSVVALIKVIISMAWAIVIARNLTMGIAWHRFLAFFNIYFKREDSGRTTLGALRPMMSNGAPLDFEKADPEKDTFGAGKIEDFTWKGWLDFSTCTECGRCQSQCPAWNTAKPLSPKIVMLALRDHAFAKAPYLAAGGGTDMGGVEKLGEAELAAFAHANPLAMLEAGRPLIGGPEVNGIIDPEVLWDCTTCGACVEQCPVDIEHVDHIVDMRRYQVMIESEFPSELGGLFRNLENKGNPWGQNQKDRMDWAKGLDFDVPVITDVMSDDHEYLFWVGCAGAFEDKAKKTTRAIAELLHIAGVGFAVLGTGETCTGDPARRAGNEFLFQMLAQQNVDTINAAFGSRAQKKIVVSCAHCFNTLLNEYPQLGGQYEVVHHTQLLNKLVRDKRLVRKVEVEATNVTYHDPCYLGRHNKVYSPPRELIGAAGANLTEMPRNSARSMCCGAGGARMWMEEKIGKRINLERVDEALDTKAQKIVTGCPFCRIMLTDGLTARQGQEEPAGENVEVVDVAMMLLAGVKGS